TAGCCTTGCCTTCTGTTTAGTGTTTATTTGTCATAGTATGATACCATTCTTTCAGAGTTACCTTTCTGTGTTAACCAGTGTTATGTTTTGGTCTATATTCGTGTCCTGATTGGGCCTTATATCGCAGATATCGGGCTTCCGTAAGTTAAACATTCGATTTGTGGAGTTATTAAGATGAAAAGATTTGTTCTGGCACTAAGTTTTCTCGTGGTTTTTGGTGTGGCAAGCGCTCAGCTGGTGAAAAAGCACGGGGCTTTAAGCGTTAAGGGCACTCAGCTGGTTGACGCAACGGGTAATCCTATCCAGCTACGCGGTGTAAGCTACGGCTGGCACACATTTTGGCCCCGTTTTTACAACGCTTCGTCGGTAAAGTGGGTGGTTAATGACTGGGGTGCCACGGTTATTCGGGCCGCGATGGGCGTGGAACCCGAAGATGGCTATCTGAAAGACTCGGTATGGTCGGAAAAGCTTATCACGACCGTGGTTGATGCTGCCATTAAGAACAACGTTTACGTTATTATCGACTGGCATTGCCATCATCTTCAGCTTGATGCTGCCAAGGTCTTCTTTAGGAAGATGGCGACCAAGTATGGGAAGTGTCCAAACGTGATTTATGAGATATTTAACGAGCCAGAGCGCCAATCGTGGCCCGAGGTTAAGTCCTACTCCGAAGAAGTTATTAAGGTTATCCGTAGCATCGACCCAGATAACGTTATTCTTGTCGGAAATCCCCACTGGGATCAGGATCTCGACGTGGTTGCCGACAATCCCATCGTTGGACATACAAATATTATGTACTCACTTCACTTCTACGCCAACACGCATAGGCAGGAGCTGCGTGCAAAGGGCGATTATGCGCTGTCGAAGGGCATCCCGCTCTTTGTTTCGGAGTGCGCATCCATGGAAGCCTCTGGTGATGGCCCGGTTGACTACACCGAATGGCAGAAATGGATCGACTGGATGGAGAAAAATCGCCTAAGCTGGGTTATTTGGTCTATTTCGGACAAGAATGAGACCTGTTCGATGCTTAGTCCTCGTGCAAAAACGGAAGGAAATTGGGATGATAAGGTGTTAAGGGAGACCGGGAAACTTACTCGTGCAACGGTGCGCAAGTATAATGGTATTCAGTAGCGTTTTTTTTATGATCGTTTTGTAGTTTGAATTGAGGCAGGGGACAACGTTACCGTTGTCCCCTGCCTTTTTATGCAATTTGCTAAGCGCCGATTGCTCGTGCGCCAATTGGTGCCTATGTTTTTCGGCATAGCGCCATGTTTTCGTGCATTTTTCCACTGCCAACGTCAACTTCGGCAATCGCGGAGAAGAGTATTACCTATATATATTATGTTATCCTTTAAAAAATGCCGTGACGACAGGGCTGGAGCCGTGGAATGTCTTCGGATATGCTCTCTTTGTTTCGCTATCTTTGCAAAATAATATGTAGAGATGAAAATACGCTACTACTTTTTGCTGCTGCTGCTTCTTAGCCTCTCGGTTTTTGCAGCGCAGAACAACCGGGGAGCCGTAAATGAGGTTAAGTACGAGCTGCCCAAGGCCGATTCACGGTCGCAGATTGTGCAGCACACGGGTTATACCCTATCGTATAGCGAGGCGAACGAGCAAGCCTCGTGGGTTGCCTACGTACTTACAAAGGAGCACGTGGAAACTAGGGGGATTAAGCGTACCAACAAGTTTATTGAAGATCCGCTGGTTAAAACTGGCTCGGCAACCAATGCCGATTACGCGCATTCGGGGTACGATCGCGGTCATTTG
This window of the uncultured Acetobacteroides sp. genome carries:
- a CDS encoding glycoside hydrolase family 5 protein, with the translated sequence MKRFVLALSFLVVFGVASAQLVKKHGALSVKGTQLVDATGNPIQLRGVSYGWHTFWPRFYNASSVKWVVNDWGATVIRAAMGVEPEDGYLKDSVWSEKLITTVVDAAIKNNVYVIIDWHCHHLQLDAAKVFFRKMATKYGKCPNVIYEIFNEPERQSWPEVKSYSEEVIKVIRSIDPDNVILVGNPHWDQDLDVVADNPIVGHTNIMYSLHFYANTHRQELRAKGDYALSKGIPLFVSECASMEASGDGPVDYTEWQKWIDWMEKNRLSWVIWSISDKNETCSMLSPRAKTEGNWDDKVLRETGKLTRATVRKYNGIQ